One Janthinobacterium sp. TB1-E2 genomic region harbors:
- a CDS encoding efflux RND transporter periplasmic adaptor subunit: protein MNTTTRNALGASCALALACSALAGCAKPTAAATPPAQAMHLDDGSIAVDKMSPLRQRLQIAAVQEQEIATQTQAPGSIEAMPEKLVKITPPLAGRITRLQRSLGDSVKAGEPLFTLDSAELSAAYADDSKAKSILLQARQELERQKTLFDAEIAARKEYEAAQAAFAQAGSDAQASADKLAQYGAGARGTRRDYVLRSPIAGTVIAMEGAQGGYWNDINAPVMTVADLSTVWLSANVAERDLAQVAVGQTASITVDAWPGKAFEGKVAYVGAVLDPETRTVKVRVAIDNRAGAFKPGMFAHAGFAGASRRALLVPAAAVLQSGPSTRVMVERSPLRFEPRTVQVGASHGEQVEIVSGLKAGERIVVKEGVLLND, encoded by the coding sequence ATGAACACGACCACCCGCAACGCCCTGGGCGCCAGCTGCGCCCTCGCTCTCGCCTGTTCGGCCCTGGCCGGCTGCGCCAAGCCGACAGCGGCAGCCACGCCGCCCGCCCAGGCCATGCACCTGGATGATGGCAGCATCGCCGTCGACAAGATGTCGCCGCTGCGCCAGCGCCTGCAGATCGCCGCCGTGCAGGAACAGGAGATCGCCACGCAGACGCAGGCGCCCGGCAGCATCGAGGCGATGCCGGAAAAGCTGGTGAAAATCACGCCGCCGCTGGCAGGCCGGATCACGCGCTTGCAGCGTTCACTGGGCGACAGCGTGAAGGCGGGCGAACCGCTGTTCACGCTCGATTCGGCGGAACTGAGCGCCGCCTACGCGGACGACAGCAAGGCCAAGTCCATCCTGCTGCAGGCGCGCCAGGAACTCGAGCGCCAGAAGACGCTGTTCGATGCGGAAATCGCCGCGCGCAAGGAGTACGAAGCGGCGCAGGCCGCCTTTGCGCAGGCCGGCAGCGATGCCCAGGCCAGCGCCGACAAGCTGGCCCAGTACGGCGCCGGCGCGCGCGGCACCCGCCGCGACTATGTGCTGCGTTCACCGATCGCCGGCACCGTGATCGCCATGGAAGGCGCCCAGGGCGGCTACTGGAACGATATCAACGCGCCCGTCATGACGGTGGCAGATCTCTCCACCGTGTGGCTGTCGGCCAATGTGGCCGAGCGGGACCTGGCGCAGGTGGCCGTGGGACAAACGGCCAGCATCACCGTCGACGCCTGGCCCGGCAAGGCTTTCGAGGGCAAGGTCGCCTATGTCGGCGCCGTGCTCGATCCCGAGACGCGCACGGTGAAAGTGCGCGTGGCCATCGACAACCGCGCCGGTGCCTTCAAGCCGGGCATGTTCGCCCACGCGGGATTTGCCGGCGCTTCCCGCCGCGCCCTCCTCGTGCCGGCCGCCGCCGTGCTGCAAAGCGGACCATCAACGCGCGTGATGGTCGAGCGCAGCCCGCTGCGCTTCGAACCGCGCACGGTGCAGGTGGGCGCCAGCCATGGCGAGCAAGTGGAAATCGTCTCGGGCCTGAAGGCCGGGGAACGCATCGTCGTCAAGGAAGGAGTGCTGCTCAATGATTGA
- a CDS encoding response regulator transcription factor, translating to MRILLVEDDRKAARLLARGLQEEGFVVDVAHSAEEGEDESYAVDYDAIVLDWMLPGKQGIDFCRDLRTRGIQTPVLMLTARDATADRVAGLNTGADDYLTKPFEFEELLARIRALLRRSDISRPLVLALADLTLDPVSHQATRAGAPLVLTPKEYAILLILLRQAGEVVSRARLAEQIWQADLIGIDNLIDVHVRNLRGKVDAPGLPPLIHTVRGRGFRLAENNGG from the coding sequence ATGAGAATCCTCCTGGTGGAAGACGACCGCAAGGCGGCGCGTCTGCTGGCCCGCGGCTTGCAGGAAGAAGGTTTTGTCGTCGATGTGGCGCACAGCGCGGAAGAGGGCGAGGATGAAAGCTACGCCGTCGACTACGATGCGATCGTGCTGGACTGGATGTTGCCGGGCAAGCAGGGCATCGACTTTTGCCGCGACCTGCGCACGCGCGGCATCCAGACGCCCGTGCTGATGCTCACGGCGCGCGACGCCACGGCCGACCGGGTGGCGGGCCTGAATACGGGCGCCGACGATTACCTGACCAAGCCGTTTGAATTCGAGGAACTGCTGGCGCGCATCCGCGCCTTGCTGCGTCGCTCCGACATCAGCCGCCCGCTGGTGCTGGCGCTGGCCGATCTGACGCTCGATCCCGTCAGTCATCAGGCCACGCGGGCCGGCGCGCCTCTGGTGCTGACGCCCAAGGAGTATGCGATTCTGTTGATCCTGCTGCGCCAGGCGGGCGAGGTGGTCAGCCGCGCGCGCCTGGCCGAACAGATCTGGCAGGCGGACCTGATCGGCATCGATAACCTGATCGACGTCCACGTGCGCAATTTGCGGGGAAAAGTGGATGCGCCGGGCTTGCCACCCTTGATCCACACGGTGCGTGGACGCGGTTTCCGCCTGGCGGAAAACAACGGTGGCTAG